One region of Tachysurus vachellii isolate PV-2020 chromosome 11, HZAU_Pvac_v1, whole genome shotgun sequence genomic DNA includes:
- the tgoln2 gene encoding trans-Golgi network integral membrane protein 2 isoform X2 codes for MKFSVLLFIGIWLYSCKGGPVRRDTGDVTSKTHDEADKITVADAVATTVRPASKSQSEEMGEEMGETTALLKGKKDEIPEQSNTEKNEMTDRSVDKTNGTPEKSVDKKDGTTDQPVDKKDGTTDQPVDKKDGTTDQPVDKKDGTTDQPVDKKDGTTDQPVDKKDGTTDQPVDKKDGTTDQPVDKKDGTTVQSVDKKDGMTVQPVDKKDMTTEHQGDKMETPSIQTEDKKITGLPDTEEKTTSNPKDQQTTIMNESGEEKLKPEEEGKDKPEEEGKDKPEEEGKDKPEEEGKDKPEEEGEDKPEEEGKDKPEEEGEDEAEEEGKDEAEGEDEAEEEGKDEAEEESEDKPQKKDKNKPQKKDEDKPQKKDEDNPEEADDTTTDYDTDDNPSVGVDGRKDIRGEEELERNGGKKEVFTPTQEGESSHFFAYLVTTALLVAVLYIGHHNKRKIFAFLLEGRRTRYTRRPKTSDYQKLDHH; via the exons ATGAAGTTCTCGGTGTTGCTTTTCATTGGAATTTGGCTGTACAGCTGTAAAG GTGGTCCGGTTCGCCGTGATACCGGTGACGTAACCAGTAAAACACACGACGAGGCAGACAAAATAACGGTGGCCGATGCGGTCGCGACGACTGTCCGACCAGCCAGCAAAAGCCAATCAGAGGAGATGGGCGAGGAGATGGGCGAGACGACTGCCCTATTAAAGGGCAAGAAGGATGAGATTCCTGAACAATCGAATACCGAGAAGAATGAGATGACTGACCGGTCTGTGGACAAGACGAATGGGACACCTGAAAAATCTGTGGACAAGAAGGATGGGACGACTGACCAGCCTGTGGACAAGAAGGATGGGACGACTGACCAGCCTGTGGACAAGAAGGATGGGACGACTGACCAGCCTGTGGACAAGAAGGATGGGACGACTGACCAGCCTGTGGACAAGAAGGATGGGACGACTGACCAGCCTGTGGACAAGAAGGATGGGACGACTGACCAGCCTGTGGACAAGAAGGATGGGACGACTGACCAGCCTGTGGACAAGAAGGATGGGACGACTGTCCAGTCTGTGGACAAGAAGGATGGGATGACTGTCCAACCAGTTGACAAGAAGGACATGACAACTGAGCACCAAGGGGACAAGATGGAGACGCCAAGCATCCAGactgaagacaaaaaaattacGGGCCTGCCGGACACAGAAGAGAAGACGACCAGTAACCCTAAAGATCAACAAACCACCATTATGAATGAAAGTGGAGAGGAAAAGCTAAAACCTGAGGAAGAGGGCAAGGATAAACCTGAGGAAGAGGGCAAGGATAAACCTGAGGAAGAGGGCAAGGATAAACCTGAGGAAGAGGGCAAGGATAAACCTGAGGAAGAGGGCGAGGATAAACCTGAGGAAGAGGGCAAGGATAAACCTGAGGAAGAGGGCGAGGATGAAGCTGAGGAAGAGGGCAAGGATGAAGCTGAGGGCGAGGATGAAGCTGAGGAAGAGGGCAAGGATGAAGCTGAGGAAGAGAGCGAGGATAAACCTCAGAAAAAGGACAAGAATAAACCTCAGAAAAAGGACGAGGATAAGCCTCAGAAAAAGGACGAGGATAATCCTGAGGAAGCAGATGATACTACGACAGATTATGACACGGACGATAATcctagtgttggtgttgatggcCGTAAAGACATCAGGGGTGAAGAGGAATTGGAGAGAAACGGAGGGAAGAAGGAGGTGTTTACTCCCACACAGGAGGGGGAGAGCAGTCACTTCTTTGCCTACCTCGTCACCACTGCCTTGCTGGTGGCCGTCCTGTACATCGGACATCACAACAAGCGCAAG ATCTTTGCGTTTCTGCTTGAGGGCAGGAGGACGAGGTACACGCGGAGACCCAAAACATCAGACTATCAGAAACTCGATCACCAT TGA
- the tgoln2 gene encoding trans-Golgi network integral membrane protein 2 isoform X1 codes for MRLTLTAVVLVSIFLFISDGGPVRRDTGDVTSKTHDEADKITVADAVATTVRPASKSQSEEMGEEMGETTALLKGKKDEIPEQSNTEKNEMTDRSVDKTNGTPEKSVDKKDGTTDQPVDKKDGTTDQPVDKKDGTTDQPVDKKDGTTDQPVDKKDGTTDQPVDKKDGTTDQPVDKKDGTTDQPVDKKDGTTVQSVDKKDGMTVQPVDKKDMTTEHQGDKMETPSIQTEDKKITGLPDTEEKTTSNPKDQQTTIMNESGEEKLKPEEEGKDKPEEEGKDKPEEEGKDKPEEEGKDKPEEEGEDKPEEEGKDKPEEEGEDEAEEEGKDEAEGEDEAEEEGKDEAEEESEDKPQKKDKNKPQKKDEDKPQKKDEDNPEEADDTTTDYDTDDNPSVGVDGRKDIRGEEELERNGGKKEVFTPTQEGESSHFFAYLVTTALLVAVLYIGHHNKRKIFAFLLEGRRTRYTRRPKTSDYQKLDHH; via the exons ATGCGCTTGACATTAACGGCTGTGGTGTTGGTGTcgatatttctgtttatttccgaCG GTGGTCCGGTTCGCCGTGATACCGGTGACGTAACCAGTAAAACACACGACGAGGCAGACAAAATAACGGTGGCCGATGCGGTCGCGACGACTGTCCGACCAGCCAGCAAAAGCCAATCAGAGGAGATGGGCGAGGAGATGGGCGAGACGACTGCCCTATTAAAGGGCAAGAAGGATGAGATTCCTGAACAATCGAATACCGAGAAGAATGAGATGACTGACCGGTCTGTGGACAAGACGAATGGGACACCTGAAAAATCTGTGGACAAGAAGGATGGGACGACTGACCAGCCTGTGGACAAGAAGGATGGGACGACTGACCAGCCTGTGGACAAGAAGGATGGGACGACTGACCAGCCTGTGGACAAGAAGGATGGGACGACTGACCAGCCTGTGGACAAGAAGGATGGGACGACTGACCAGCCTGTGGACAAGAAGGATGGGACGACTGACCAGCCTGTGGACAAGAAGGATGGGACGACTGACCAGCCTGTGGACAAGAAGGATGGGACGACTGTCCAGTCTGTGGACAAGAAGGATGGGATGACTGTCCAACCAGTTGACAAGAAGGACATGACAACTGAGCACCAAGGGGACAAGATGGAGACGCCAAGCATCCAGactgaagacaaaaaaattacGGGCCTGCCGGACACAGAAGAGAAGACGACCAGTAACCCTAAAGATCAACAAACCACCATTATGAATGAAAGTGGAGAGGAAAAGCTAAAACCTGAGGAAGAGGGCAAGGATAAACCTGAGGAAGAGGGCAAGGATAAACCTGAGGAAGAGGGCAAGGATAAACCTGAGGAAGAGGGCAAGGATAAACCTGAGGAAGAGGGCGAGGATAAACCTGAGGAAGAGGGCAAGGATAAACCTGAGGAAGAGGGCGAGGATGAAGCTGAGGAAGAGGGCAAGGATGAAGCTGAGGGCGAGGATGAAGCTGAGGAAGAGGGCAAGGATGAAGCTGAGGAAGAGAGCGAGGATAAACCTCAGAAAAAGGACAAGAATAAACCTCAGAAAAAGGACGAGGATAAGCCTCAGAAAAAGGACGAGGATAATCCTGAGGAAGCAGATGATACTACGACAGATTATGACACGGACGATAATcctagtgttggtgttgatggcCGTAAAGACATCAGGGGTGAAGAGGAATTGGAGAGAAACGGAGGGAAGAAGGAGGTGTTTACTCCCACACAGGAGGGGGAGAGCAGTCACTTCTTTGCCTACCTCGTCACCACTGCCTTGCTGGTGGCCGTCCTGTACATCGGACATCACAACAAGCGCAAG ATCTTTGCGTTTCTGCTTGAGGGCAGGAGGACGAGGTACACGCGGAGACCCAAAACATCAGACTATCAGAAACTCGATCACCAT TGA